A stretch of Deltaproteobacteria bacterium DNA encodes these proteins:
- the rfbA gene encoding glucose-1-phosphate thymidylyltransferase: protein MTIRKGIILAGGSGTRLHPATLAVSKQLLPVYDKPMIYYPLSTLLLAGIRDILIISTPMDTPRFKQLLGDGNAWGIRLSYAVQPSPDGLAQAFLIGEDFLNGSPCALVLGDNIFYGHNLQTLLENAMARTDGATVFAYHVQDPERYGVAEFNASGRVLSLEEKPAKPKSNYAVTGLYFYDENVVTHAKSIKPSARGELEITDLNNIYLNQESLSVEIMGRGYAWLDTGTHDSLLDASMYIATLEKRQGLKVACPEEICFRQGWIDADQVARLAQPLSKNGYGRYLLNLLKRTSFA from the coding sequence ATGACCATACGCAAGGGCATCATCCTCGCCGGAGGTTCCGGCACCCGGCTGCACCCGGCCACGCTGGCTGTCTCGAAACAGCTCCTGCCGGTCTATGACAAACCCATGATTTACTACCCGCTTTCGACTCTGCTCCTGGCGGGCATCCGCGATATTTTGATCATCTCCACGCCCATGGACACGCCACGCTTTAAACAACTGCTTGGCGATGGCAACGCATGGGGCATCCGGCTCAGCTATGCAGTGCAACCCAGCCCGGACGGCCTGGCTCAGGCGTTTCTCATCGGCGAGGACTTCTTGAACGGCAGCCCCTGCGCCCTGGTGCTCGGGGACAACATCTTCTATGGCCATAATCTGCAAACCCTGCTGGAAAATGCCATGGCCCGGACAGACGGAGCCACGGTCTTCGCCTACCACGTGCAAGACCCCGAGCGCTACGGAGTGGCCGAATTCAATGCATCGGGCAGAGTGCTCTCGCTGGAGGAAAAACCCGCCAAGCCCAAATCCAACTATGCGGTGACAGGCCTATACTTCTATGACGAAAACGTGGTGACTCACGCTAAATCGATCAAACCTTCGGCACGGGGCGAATTGGAAATTACGGATCTGAACAATATCTACTTGAACCAGGAGAGCTTGAGCGTGGAAATCATGGGCAGGGGCTATGCTTGGCTGGATACAGGTACCCATGACAGTTTACTCGACGCCAGCATGTACATCGCCACCCTGGAAAAAAGACAAGGCCTGAAAGTGGCATGCCCCGAAGAAATCTGCTTCCGCCAGGGGTGGATCGATGCGGACCAAGTTGCCCGCTTGGCTCAACCCCTATCCAAGAACGGCTACGGCCGCTACCTGCTCAACCTTCTAAAACGCACGAGTTTCGCATAA